From Rhodococcus antarcticus, the proteins below share one genomic window:
- a CDS encoding tetratricopeptide repeat protein yields the protein MRRPVAVSAVVAGVVLAAVTTTTIITGADSAPVGPRPGAAAAAAAAAPVDQLTSTITKAQQVLQTKPGDWKTWAVLGSAYVQQARATADPSYYPKSEGALAKSMELHPVGNDGALTGMGALANARHEFGKAADLARQAQAINGYGSTSYGVLADALIQLGDYDGATAAAQRMLDLKPGVSSFTRASYDLELHGRTDEAQTVLLKALASSSDPLDVAFCYTYLGQLAFTLGDLDGAEKQYTAGLALTPGEPNLLLGQARVQVARGEVDAAVAGYRRVVDLRPLPEYLVEYGQLLDSLGRTSEADAQYALYKTSQQLFASNGVRDSLTGALLDANRGLADSAVGQAETEWAARQNIDAADALGWALHAAGRDSEALPYAQQATALGTRNASFLYHRGIIEQSLGMTPQARVTLTSAMATNQYFSPLFAPLAEQALAALGGPV from the coding sequence GTGCGCAGACCCGTCGCAGTCTCGGCGGTGGTGGCCGGGGTCGTCCTCGCCGCCGTCACCACCACCACCATCATCACCGGAGCCGACAGCGCTCCCGTGGGCCCGAGGCCAGGTGCCGCCGCCGCCGCGGCCGCGGCCGCCCCGGTGGACCAGCTGACCTCGACCATCACCAAGGCACAGCAGGTGCTGCAGACCAAGCCCGGTGACTGGAAGACCTGGGCAGTGTTGGGGTCGGCTTATGTGCAACAGGCCCGGGCCACCGCCGATCCGTCGTACTACCCGAAGTCCGAGGGTGCGCTGGCGAAGTCCATGGAGCTGCACCCCGTGGGCAACGATGGTGCCCTGACCGGCATGGGTGCCCTGGCCAACGCGCGGCACGAGTTCGGCAAGGCCGCAGACCTGGCCCGGCAGGCCCAGGCGATCAACGGCTACGGCTCCACCTCGTACGGGGTGCTGGCTGACGCCCTCATCCAGCTGGGCGACTACGACGGGGCCACCGCGGCCGCGCAGCGGATGCTCGACCTCAAGCCGGGGGTCTCCTCGTTCACCCGCGCCTCCTACGACCTGGAGCTGCACGGCCGCACCGACGAGGCGCAGACCGTGCTGCTCAAGGCTCTGGCGAGCTCCTCCGACCCTCTCGACGTCGCCTTCTGCTACACCTACCTCGGCCAGCTCGCGTTCACCCTCGGTGATCTCGACGGCGCCGAGAAGCAGTACACCGCGGGCCTGGCCCTGACCCCCGGCGAGCCGAACCTGCTGCTCGGGCAGGCCCGGGTGCAGGTCGCCCGCGGCGAGGTCGACGCCGCCGTCGCGGGCTATCGGCGCGTGGTGGACCTGCGCCCGTTGCCGGAGTACCTCGTGGAGTACGGGCAGCTGTTGGACTCCCTCGGCCGCACGAGCGAGGCGGATGCCCAGTACGCCCTGTACAAGACCTCCCAGCAGCTGTTCGCGAGCAACGGTGTCCGCGACTCGCTCACCGGAGCGCTGCTCGACGCCAACCGTGGTCTGGCCGACTCGGCCGTGGGCCAGGCGGAGACCGAGTGGGCGGCACGGCAGAACATCGACGCGGCCGACGCCCTCGGGTGGGCCCTGCACGCGGCCGGTCGGGACTCCGAGGCGCTGCCCTACGCCCAGCAGGCCACGGCGCTGGGCACCCGCAACGCATCGTTCCTCTACCACCGAGGGATCATCGAGCAGTCCCTCGGCATGACACCGCAGGCGCGGGTCACCCTCACCAGTGCCATGGCCACCAACCAGTACTTCTCACCGCTGTTCGCCCCTCTGGCCGAGCAGGCCCTGGCTGCGCTCGGCGGCCCGGTGTGA
- a CDS encoding class F sortase, translated as MSQSDEFPGGFPAEPEPATPSGPPSRVRKSHVAIVLLVVLALGGGYLLGTAGGPAPAQAAAAPVATSAAPLPSAAPLKSAPVVPSPPVKVEIPAIGVSGGLVDLHLNPDGTLEVPKDYQQIGWYADGAVPGDTNYPPTIIAGHVDSYQGPAVFYDLRNLKAGDQVRVTQADGNVAVYTIYATAQYPKSTFPADTVYANRAESELVLITCTGAFDKSLRSYDDNLVVSARLDPASSGTPAS; from the coding sequence GTGTCCCAGTCCGACGAGTTCCCCGGTGGCTTCCCCGCCGAGCCCGAGCCCGCCACGCCGTCCGGCCCGCCCTCGAGGGTGAGGAAGTCCCACGTCGCGATCGTGCTGCTGGTGGTGCTGGCCCTGGGCGGTGGCTACCTCCTAGGCACAGCAGGGGGCCCGGCCCCCGCGCAGGCCGCAGCGGCGCCCGTGGCCACCTCGGCCGCCCCGCTCCCCTCGGCGGCACCGCTCAAGAGCGCTCCGGTGGTGCCCTCGCCCCCGGTCAAGGTCGAGATCCCGGCCATCGGCGTGAGCGGTGGTCTGGTCGACCTGCACCTCAACCCGGACGGGACGCTGGAGGTCCCCAAGGACTACCAGCAGATCGGTTGGTACGCCGACGGTGCGGTACCCGGGGACACGAACTACCCGCCGACGATCATCGCGGGCCACGTCGACTCCTACCAGGGTCCGGCGGTGTTCTACGACCTGCGCAACCTCAAGGCGGGCGACCAGGTGCGGGTGACCCAGGCCGACGGGAACGTCGCGGTGTACACGATCTACGCCACGGCGCAGTACCCCAAGAGCACGTTCCCCGCCGACACGGTGTACGCGAACCGCGCGGAGTCCGAGCTGGTCCTCATCACCTGCACCGGCGCGTTCGACAAGTCCCTGCGCTCCTACGACGACAACCTCGTGGTGTCCGCACGGCTCGACCCGGCCTCCAGCGGCACCCCGGCGAGCTGA
- the ccsB gene encoding c-type cytochrome biogenesis protein CcsB, giving the protein MSTLDLAELSDLGYRSAVAVYVLAAALLACELASVRTSTVVRREARRQLVGSGAPAVPPRRSTLPGRVEVPVGRSLADRLGRMGVALVALGLALHVGSLVLRGISAGRAPWGNMYEFTSLATAVTVLGTLVVLGRHTVRPLSVFVLLPVVVLMFIGGTTLYATSAPVVPALQSYWLVIHVSVIATASGVLLLSGIASLLFLLRRHHAEGAEGSSTVGRLARLPGAQVLDRVAYRTAIFAFPLFTVGVILGAIWAEAAWGRFWGWDPKEVTAFITWVVYAAYLHARATAGWRNTRAAWINVVGTGVVLFNLFFINIVVSGLHSYAGLN; this is encoded by the coding sequence ATGTCGACCCTTGATCTTGCCGAGCTCAGCGACCTGGGCTACCGGTCGGCGGTGGCGGTCTACGTCCTCGCCGCGGCCCTGCTCGCCTGCGAGCTGGCCTCCGTGCGCACCAGCACGGTCGTGCGTCGGGAGGCCCGCCGCCAGCTCGTCGGATCGGGCGCTCCTGCCGTCCCACCCCGACGGTCGACCCTGCCGGGTCGGGTGGAGGTCCCGGTCGGCCGGTCGCTCGCGGACAGGCTGGGCCGGATGGGGGTGGCACTGGTCGCCCTCGGCCTGGCGCTGCACGTCGGGTCGCTCGTCCTGCGCGGCATCTCCGCCGGCAGGGCGCCCTGGGGCAACATGTACGAGTTCACCTCGCTGGCCACCGCCGTGACGGTGCTCGGCACCCTGGTGGTGCTAGGTCGACACACCGTGCGGCCACTGTCGGTGTTCGTCCTGCTGCCGGTCGTGGTGCTGATGTTCATCGGCGGCACCACCCTGTACGCGACCTCCGCCCCCGTCGTTCCGGCCCTGCAGTCCTACTGGCTGGTCATCCACGTCTCGGTCATCGCCACGGCGTCCGGGGTGCTGCTGCTCTCGGGGATCGCGAGCCTGCTGTTCCTGCTGCGCCGCCACCACGCGGAAGGGGCCGAGGGCTCGAGCACCGTCGGCCGGCTCGCACGGCTGCCCGGGGCGCAGGTCCTCGACCGGGTGGCCTACCGCACCGCGATCTTCGCGTTCCCCCTGTTCACCGTGGGGGTCATCCTCGGGGCCATCTGGGCCGAGGCCGCGTGGGGCCGCTTCTGGGGCTGGGACCCCAAGGAGGTGACGGCCTTCATCACCTGGGTCGTCTACGCCGCGTACCTGCACGCCCGGGCCACGGCGGGCTGGCGCAACACGCGCGCCGCCTGGATCAACGTCGTGGGCACCGGCGTCGTGCTGTTCAACCTGTTCTTCATCAACATCGTGGTCTCGGGCCTGCACTCCTACGCCGGCCTGAACTGA
- a CDS encoding cytochrome c biogenesis CcdA family protein: MSVAGIAQTFQDTAATGPLLLAIVVSVLAGTVSFASPCVIPLVPGYLSYLAGLVGVEVPAARLATAGAAPAPQTPTPDTPGTAAADTATAEAVSVSQRRDSWRVAGAAGLFVGGFSVVFTLATVSLFGVIAVLRVNTEVLQRVGGVVTIVMGLAFLGLVPALQRDTRPAPRRRSSLLGAPVLGAVFGLGWTPCLGPTLAGVLSVAAGTEGATAWRGVTLVLAYCVGLGAPFVLLALGSTRAVHSVQWLRRNTRTIQLVGGVLLVVVGVALVTGYWGNMVSWMRSGPIANVVTPI; encoded by the coding sequence GTGAGCGTGGCGGGAATCGCCCAGACCTTCCAGGACACCGCCGCCACCGGCCCGCTGCTGCTCGCCATCGTGGTCTCCGTGCTGGCCGGGACGGTGTCCTTCGCATCCCCGTGCGTGATCCCCCTGGTACCGGGGTACCTGTCCTACCTCGCTGGGCTCGTCGGGGTCGAGGTCCCCGCCGCCCGGCTCGCCACGGCGGGTGCCGCGCCCGCCCCGCAGACGCCGACCCCGGACACCCCCGGCACGGCTGCAGCGGACACGGCAACCGCAGAGGCGGTCAGTGTGTCGCAGCGGCGGGACAGCTGGCGGGTGGCCGGCGCGGCGGGACTCTTCGTGGGCGGCTTCTCGGTCGTGTTCACCCTCGCGACGGTGTCGCTGTTCGGCGTGATCGCCGTGCTGAGGGTCAACACCGAGGTGCTCCAGCGGGTCGGCGGGGTGGTCACCATCGTCATGGGCCTGGCGTTCCTCGGCCTGGTGCCCGCGCTGCAGCGCGACACCCGCCCCGCCCCGCGCCGACGGAGCTCCCTCCTGGGGGCACCGGTGCTCGGTGCGGTGTTCGGCCTGGGATGGACACCGTGCCTGGGTCCCACCCTTGCCGGCGTGCTCTCCGTGGCGGCTGGCACCGAGGGGGCCACGGCCTGGCGCGGCGTCACCCTCGTCCTGGCCTACTGCGTGGGACTGGGCGCGCCGTTCGTCCTGCTCGCCCTCGGCTCCACCCGGGCGGTGCACAGCGTGCAGTGGCTGCGTCGCAACACCCGAACGATCCAGCTCGTCGGCGGGGTCCTGCTCGTCGTGGTCGGTGTCGCACTGGTGACCGGCTACTGGGGGAACATGGTGTCCTGGATGCGTTCAGGGCCCATCGCCAACGTGGTCACCCCGATCTGA
- a CDS encoding TlpA disulfide reductase family protein yields the protein MQRGSPSRPTTRLVAAVLTCVVAAAGCSGGGGTSAGSFSFVSPGGKTEITYDPPSSRGVIGVLAGPDLLDNSPLSVAGFPDQVVVLNLWGQWCGPCRAEAASLERVATATASQGVQFLGINVRDPQQDKAQDFVRDRGVTYPSIYDPPMRTLAALSASYPTSVIPSTIILDRQHRVAAVFLRSLQDTDLQPVVERIAAESPAAAS from the coding sequence ATGCAACGTGGGAGTCCCTCCAGGCCGACGACGAGACTCGTCGCCGCCGTCCTGACGTGCGTGGTGGCGGCAGCCGGGTGCTCGGGTGGAGGTGGTACGTCCGCAGGGTCGTTCAGCTTCGTGTCGCCGGGCGGCAAGACCGAGATCACCTACGACCCCCCGAGCTCGCGCGGGGTCATCGGTGTCCTCGCCGGACCCGACCTGCTCGACAACTCGCCGCTGTCGGTTGCAGGCTTCCCCGACCAGGTCGTCGTCCTCAACCTGTGGGGACAGTGGTGCGGGCCGTGCCGGGCCGAGGCGGCCAGTCTCGAGCGGGTGGCCACCGCCACCGCCTCACAGGGGGTGCAGTTCCTGGGGATCAACGTCCGCGACCCACAGCAGGACAAGGCCCAGGACTTCGTCCGCGACCGCGGCGTCACCTACCCCTCGATCTACGACCCGCCGATGCGGACGCTCGCCGCGCTGAGCGCGAGCTACCCCACCAGCGTCATCCCCTCGACGATCATCCTCGACCGACAGCACCGGGTCGCCGCCGTCTTCCTGCGCTCCCTGCAGGACACCGACCTCCAACCGGTCGTGGAACGCATCGCAGCCGAGTCCCCGGCGGCGGCGTCGTGA
- a CDS encoding M23 family metallopeptidase gives MIQGRRWALRTAGVGVLAISSSVVGRGWAQTPPLPPPPPNPSDADLAAGRAALATTDGELAALAADVDNASAAVTAAQAQLGAALDDADAAAAARVSARAEADAAQARAVATQQGQRVAAGLVTDAQQRLDDLVSASYRQGSVPGSLAGYLGATDAQNVLDRAELLNAVAGNQQEIRSALGRALVAKANQDSEARSALERAQIRRSEADAADARARSAYDTAVQVTSQATSRTADLLSARAAAESRLAVAQQSLLGLDGQRRTYEQWVSARRAAEAAAAAELAAADQARRRAQAEAAAAAVVQSRPGAPGEGAPAQVSSPPAVVRPPSTSGTVAPANGRITSRFGPRDGTVHFGVDIANSTGTPIVSVQAGTVISSGPASGFGLWVRVRHDDGTISVYGHNDRNVVTVGQRVGAGQQIATIGNRGESSGSHVHVEIAVGGTLKVDPLSWLRERGVDI, from the coding sequence GTGATCCAGGGTCGCCGGTGGGCGCTGCGCACAGCAGGAGTCGGCGTCCTGGCGATCTCGAGCAGCGTCGTTGGTCGAGGCTGGGCGCAGACCCCGCCACTACCACCGCCCCCGCCCAATCCGAGTGACGCGGACCTCGCTGCCGGTCGGGCCGCCCTCGCGACGACCGACGGAGAGCTCGCCGCGCTGGCCGCCGACGTCGACAACGCCAGTGCCGCCGTGACGGCGGCCCAAGCCCAGCTGGGGGCCGCGCTGGACGACGCCGACGCGGCAGCCGCGGCCCGCGTGTCAGCTCGCGCCGAGGCCGACGCGGCGCAGGCTCGAGCCGTCGCCACGCAACAGGGTCAGCGGGTGGCCGCCGGTCTGGTGACCGACGCTCAGCAGCGTCTCGACGACCTGGTCTCCGCCAGCTATCGCCAGGGCAGCGTGCCCGGCTCCCTGGCCGGCTACCTCGGCGCCACGGACGCCCAGAACGTTCTCGACCGGGCTGAGCTCCTCAACGCCGTGGCCGGCAACCAGCAGGAGATCCGGTCGGCACTGGGACGTGCGCTGGTGGCCAAGGCCAACCAGGACTCCGAGGCCCGATCTGCACTGGAGCGCGCCCAGATCCGTCGGTCCGAGGCGGACGCAGCTGACGCCCGAGCACGGTCGGCCTACGACACGGCCGTGCAGGTCACGTCGCAGGCGACGTCCCGCACGGCCGACCTGCTCTCCGCCAGAGCTGCAGCCGAGAGTCGTCTCGCCGTGGCCCAGCAATCCCTGCTCGGGCTCGACGGGCAGCGGCGGACCTACGAGCAGTGGGTGAGCGCCAGGCGTGCTGCAGAGGCGGCCGCCGCGGCGGAGCTGGCCGCGGCTGACCAGGCGCGCCGCCGTGCCCAGGCCGAAGCGGCTGCAGCGGCGGTGGTGCAGAGCAGGCCCGGCGCCCCGGGTGAAGGCGCACCTGCCCAGGTGTCGTCGCCCCCGGCTGTCGTCCGACCGCCCAGCACCAGTGGGACGGTGGCCCCGGCGAACGGCCGCATCACCTCCCGCTTCGGTCCACGGGACGGAACGGTCCACTTCGGGGTCGACATCGCGAACAGCACCGGAACTCCGATCGTGTCCGTGCAGGCGGGCACCGTCATCTCCAGCGGTCCGGCCAGTGGCTTCGGGCTCTGGGTCCGGGTGCGCCACGACGACGGCACCATCTCCGTGTACGGGCACAACGACCGCAACGTGGTCACCGTGGGTCAGCGAGTGGGGGCCGGACAACAGATCGCCACGATCGGCAACCGCGGTGAGTCCTCCGGTTCACACGTGCACGTCGAGATCGCCGTGGGCGGAACGTTGAAGGTCGACCCCCTGAGCTGGCTCCGAGAACGCGGCGTCGACATCTGA
- a CDS encoding TlpA family protein disulfide reductase — translation MRRPSARVRWTVVGLVVVAGLAVALWPRGTPPVPQLGASVAQVGVGNHVTPGAVDDGALDTARAAAVLQPCPGPAPAGSTTKGPLAGVVVSCLGAPGTLDLGAALGGRPVLVNLWASWCGPCRAEIPVLAAYAQQPGSVEVVGLNVRDDPSSALALLNSVGARYPSVVDTTGRAEAALAGPPVLPLSFLIASDGTVQRVRDPSVFTTVAQVEGAIASAGLS, via the coding sequence GTGCGGCGTCCGAGCGCCCGGGTGCGCTGGACGGTGGTCGGCCTCGTGGTCGTCGCAGGGCTCGCCGTCGCCCTGTGGCCGCGCGGCACCCCACCGGTCCCCCAGCTCGGAGCGTCCGTCGCGCAGGTCGGGGTCGGCAACCACGTCACCCCCGGTGCCGTGGACGATGGTGCGCTGGACACCGCACGGGCGGCCGCGGTCCTCCAACCGTGTCCTGGGCCAGCACCCGCAGGCAGCACCACGAAGGGCCCGCTCGCGGGTGTCGTGGTGTCCTGTCTCGGCGCGCCGGGGACCCTCGACCTCGGCGCGGCCCTGGGTGGGCGTCCCGTCCTGGTGAACCTGTGGGCCTCGTGGTGCGGGCCGTGCCGCGCGGAGATCCCCGTCCTGGCGGCCTACGCCCAGCAGCCCGGGTCGGTCGAGGTCGTCGGGCTCAACGTCCGTGACGACCCGTCGTCCGCGCTCGCGCTGCTGAACAGCGTCGGCGCGCGCTACCCCTCCGTGGTCGACACCACCGGGCGTGCGGAGGCAGCACTCGCCGGACCTCCCGTCCTGCCGTTGAGCTTCCTCATCGCTTCGGACGGAACGGTGCAGCGAGTGCGAGACCCCAGCGTCTTCACCACGGTTGCGCAGGTCGAGGGGGCCATCGCGTCAGCAGGGCTCTCCTAG